The Spirosoma oryzicola region TCGATGCATCCGTCCGATGCTGGTGATGCCGCAAGCGGATAAATTGTTCGAGATTAAAAAACAGGACGATTCCAGCCAGAACCTCTACTAAGACGATCTGACTATCACCGATTTGCTCTAGCGATTCGGGTAACAGGTGCAGAAAGGCGTCGCCCAGAAGCACTCCCGTTGATAAGCTGATTCCCAAAGTCAACCACTGTTTCAGAACAAACTTCGGCAGTAGATAAGCGATTCCTCCAACCAGAGCAACTCCGCAAACCAACAAGCCCGCGAGGCTACTGTGGCCCCATATCTCCCATCGAATCGATTGCGTTGTTAACAGCATTATTCTGTTTAGTACTTTGGCCGGAAGGGAGTGCTTGACTACCGAGAAAGTACCCAACCATCAATCGATGCCCTTAGACACTCTCCTTCCAGCAACAAAATTTTATCAATGACCTGGGGCCATGTTGTTGGCTAACAATGCTGTCGCCGGGGCCGTAGTCCGTGGTGTCGGTTTCTCAAAACCGACACTTTACGCCAGCAGAGATGTCGGTTTTGAGAAACCGACACCACGGCCCCACCGGCATCACAGCCTACCGACATCACGCGGACACCAGATTACTATACGCAGGTTCTATATCAATTACTCCCAGACAGGAAACGGGTCCTTGAAGCTGCCACCCGACTCCAGGTGTTTTAGTTCAAGCTCCGTGCACAGGCAGTCCTGTAATTCCTTGGTTACTTGCTCCTGGTTTACATCCTGACCGATAATGACCAGCTCGTTTTGCCGGTCGCCGAAGCGTTTGTGCCAGCGAGCTTCGATTTGAGTGCGATTTTCCAAAAAAGACCCGTACTGTATGCGCTGGTTAAAAGGCATGGAAGCCCACCAAACCCCTGCCGACTCGGCTCGCAGACTACCGCCAGCCTGGCTGAAGTTCAACGCATCGTCGGGTCGGGAAGCAAGCCAGAAAAGTCCCTTACTGCGAATGATACCCGCCGGGAAATTTTCGCTCAGGTAGTTCCAGAAGCGCACCGGATGAAACGGTCGCCGGTCACGGAACACGAAGGAAGAAATACCATACTCTTCAGTTTCGGGCGTGTGTCCTTTTCCGCTTCGCTGGTTCTGCAACTCCTGAATCCATCCCGCCGATTGCGACGCTTCATCGAAATCAAACCGGCCCGTGTTCAGGATTTCGGCTGGATCAATCTTACTGAACTGACAGTCTACCAGTTTCGCTTTTGGATTGAGTTTGCGCAGGATAGCTTTCAATTCCCCCGATTGCTGGCTACTGATCAGATCGGTTTTATTGACAATGATGACATCGGCAAACTCGATTTGATCCGTCAGCAAATTGACAATGGTTCGGGTATCGGCGGCATCTTCGTTTAGTTCACGGTCATAAACGGTATCGACACTGCCGAAGTCGCGGTAAAAATTAAACCCGTCAACAACTGTTACCAGCGTGTCTAATCGGGCGAAACGCGACAAGTCAACAGCATGGGCCTCATCGACCGAACTATCGGATTGGAATGTAAACGTCTGCGCGACGGGCAAAGGCTCCGAAATGCCCGACGACTCGATAAGCAGGTAATCGAACCGGCCTTCCTTCGCCAGTTTTTCGACCTCAATGATCAGGTCTTCGCGCAAGGTGCAGCAAATACAACCATTCGACATCTCGACCAGTTTCTCTTCGGTTCGCGAGAGTGTACCCTCCTGCCGAACGAGCGCGGCATCGACATTGACTTCGCTCATGTCGTTGACGATAACGGCTACTTTCAGCCCTTGTCTGTTGTGCAGAACGTGATTGAGCAACGTGGTTTTTCCGGCTCCCAGAAAGCCGCTCAATACCGTGACAGGCAATCGCTTGTCCGTCGCCTTCTGAATCGCTGGTTGTATAGTTTGACTTGCCATGGGGCAAATCTAAAGACAATTTTTCTTTTTGCAACATTGTTGCAAAAAGAAAAATTAGGCCGAATAATCACTGCGCAAAGTCTTTATGCGTTTTGACGACTCGTGTCGCGATTCGTTCCTGTTACTGCTTTAGAGCGAGGTAATACAGCGATGGGCGGGCGCAACTTTATCAGCAATAGCCGGTTCTACAGAATGCGAATTGGCTTTTTGTCTTCGTCCAGAGCGACAAACGTAAATGTGCCGTGGATGGCGTGATGGCGTTCCATTGAGTACATTTCTTCGACGAAAATTTCGACGGCAATTCGAATGCTCGTGTTACCCACGTGTTCGACCCGACCGATAAGTTCTATGATCGTTCCGGCCGGTATGGATTTGGTGAAATTGATTTTGTCCAGCGACACAGTGACCATCCGCTTACGCGAAAAGCGTGTCGCCGTAATAAACGCTACTTCGTCCATCAATTGGAGCGCGGTACCGCCAAAAAGGGTATCGTAATGATTGGTTGTATTCGGAAAAACGGCTTTGACAACACGGGTTTCAGCGGCTGCAATTCGTTCGGTAATCGATTCGGCTTGATCAATGGCCATGTACTAATTGGTTTACTTTTTCTTGGTGAGTCTGGTTATTGTAGTCGGTTCGCAAGGCACACAGACAGTCGGCGCACAGACACCCTTCATACAATGAACGAATGTAGTGCTGTTGCGTTTCGGTCAGAGTAATTGACTGACACTGGCACAGGTTGATACTACCCACACGACACTCGAAAGGTCGTTGGCAACGTGGACAGGCGATATGCTCGTGCTTACTGCTGGACGGACAACTCATTCGTTTCAAACTCCTGCTCGAAGGCGATAAAATTAACAACCTGTTTTTGCCGGTTGAGGATAGGTCTGATCGTGATATGACACCAGTATTTGGATTGGTCTTTACGGTAATTCACTACCTGTTCTTCAATGACACGATGTTTTTCGAGCGCCTTCCTGATGCGGTGTCTCGATGATGGGTCAGTCTCTGCTCCCTGCAAAAATACGGGACGACGGCCTACAACTTCGTGGTTTCTGTAGCCCGTCATCTGCTCAAAATTAGTATTTACGTACTGAATTACCTGCGTCGTATCGGTTACGACGACGGCCCATTTGCCACTTTGCAGGTCATGACGGACGTTTGCGGGAAGATCCCACTCATTTGATTTGGCCAGTGCCATCCAGCCCGCTGTACCGGTAGGCAGTACGGGTTTTTGTCTGAATTCCCACCCAATCCACAAAGGTGTAATGTATGCCGTTTTATAGTGTTCCGCTACTTGCTTATCGTATATTCCGCAGAAATCCATGATCAGGCCAGTTAAAGTTCTATACTAATGATGGGGGAGTCTATGTGTCGCTTTATAAACACAGTAACTAATCCGAAGGTTATTTGTCCAGGTTAATCTTCACTTTTCAACTCAACTGTGCTTTTATTGCCTAATCGGTGTTCAATCATACAGCAAAAGCACCGTTGCCCGTTTGTCGCTTATAGCAGCAATAACTTAGCCATGTTTTAATCGTAACTCTTATTCTCGGGGGCTGACAATGAATCGACGGGTTGAAGACAGTCCTTTGACGCGAATGGGTACTTTCTCTTAAATTTCAGCCAAAACAATCCCCTAGCCCCTGTTCGTTACACTGTAGTAGCCTGCTGAATCAGCAAGATAGCTACAAGCAAAAGAATGGCACACGAGCATCACCACGACCACGGCCATCACCACGGACCGACTGTCCTGACATCAATCAACCGGGCGTTGATTATTGGGGCCGTTCTCAACTCGGTTTACGTAGCCGTAGAATTTATTGCTGGTTTTTATTACAACTCGCTCGCCCTAACCGCCGATGCAGGCCACAATCTGAGCGATGTAGCCAGTCTTTTGCTTTCCCTGCTGGCCTTTCGGCTGGCCCGTGTACGCAACACGACCAATTTTACGTACGGTTACCGAAAAAGCACAGTATTGGCATCGCTGACCAACGCCATTATTTTGTCCGTTACCATCGGAGCTATTATCTGGGAAAGTATTCAGCGCTTCCGACACCCCGAACCGGTCCCTGGTGTATCCGTGGCCTGGGTCGCTGGTTTTGGCATACTAGTCAATGCGTCTTCGGCGCTGCTTTTTTTTCGCGATAAAGAGCATGATCTGAACGTTAAAGGAGCCTATCTACACTTGTTGGCCGATGCTTTAGTTTCCTTGGGAGTCGTTGTTGCAGGGCTGCTGATCAGTTATACCGGCTGGGTCTGGCTCGACCCTATTAGCGGTCTGGTTGTAGCGGGTGTCATTCTGGGCTCAACATGGCGACTTCTGAACGACAGCCTGCGCCTTTCACTCGACGGCGTTCCGGCTGACATTCAACTTACGGATGTGCTTACCGATCTTCGGACCATCAACGGCGTTCGGGATGTGCACCACGTACACGTTTGGGCCATGAGCACAACCGAAAACGCCCTTACGGCGCACCTCGTTCTAGATCCTGGCTTGTCGGATCAGCAGATAACAGCGCTAAAGCACGACGCCCGACACCGGCTTGAACACCGCAACATTAGCCATGCTACGCTTGAAACCGAGGTCGTCGCCGAAACCGACTGCGAAGCCGAAAACTGTTGATCGTTACCTACTGCTCGAAATCATAGTCACGCTCCACCCGGCAGATGCGGGTTTTGTAGCGTTCGTACCAGCGTTCGCGTCCGATCTGCTGCGCTAGTTGGTGCTCGGCATGTCTTTTCCAGTTGCGAATGGCCTCCAGACTTTCCCAATAAGAAACCGTGATACCAAGTGCTCCCCCCTCCGCGTTTCGAGCCGATTCCGCTCCGAGAAATCCAGGTTGCTGCTCCGCCAGCTCAACCATGCGGATAGCCATGTCGCCGTATCCTTCCGCTACGTCCGTTCGAACAGACGTAAAAATAACAGCGTAGTAAGGGGGTTCGGGTGTTTTAGCGATCATACCGTCCAAGATAAACAAACACGCGGATTATTCATTTATGCAACAATGTTGCATTTTATACTAATTTGTGCGTTCTTCGTAAAAAAACGATGTATGCTTATGGATACCAGTGATCAATTAGATGTCATTATTATAGGAGGAAGCAACGCGGGTCTGAGTGCTGCACTGACATTGGGGCGCTCGTTACGAAACGTGCTTGTCATTGACGGTGGCAAGCCTTGCAACCGACAGACGCCCCACTCCCATAATTTCTTGACCCAGGACGGCGAAACACCCGCTCACATAGCCACCATCGCCAAAGAACAGATCCTTCGCTATCCGTCTGTTACTTTCCTGACTGACCTCGCCACCGAAGCGCGTCAGGAATCGGATGGCTTCATCGTTGAAACGGCCAATGGTCATTCGTTTCGTTCACGCAAAGTACTATTAGCGACGGGTATTGAGGATATCATGCCTTCTATCAACGGTTTTGCGGAATGCTGGGGACGCTCTGTGCTGCACTGCCCGTATTGCCACGGCTACGAAGTACACGGCCAGCGACTGGGCATTCTGGCCAATGGCGAGACGGCTTACGAACTGGCCCGACTGATTCAGCATTGGAGTCCTGATTTGACCGTATTTACCAACGGTCCAGCAACGCTGACAAACGATCAGTCGGAGGTGATTAGTCAGTTGGGCATACCCGTCGTTACGGCTGAAATCGCGGAGATTGAGCACCAGTCTGGTCAGTTGGAAAGACTACGTTTTACAGATGGCTCCACCCACGAACTGGACGCTATTTTCAGCCGGGTTCCGTTTCGCCAGCATACTACGCTTGCTCAGCAACTAGGCTGTCTCGCTGCGGAATCAGGTCTGATCAAAGCGGACGAATTTGGTGAAACAAACATTCCTGGTGTGTACGTGGCGGGCGACAACAGTTCGCCCATGCGACAGGTTGCCGCTGCCATTGCGAGTGGTAGTAAAGCAGCCGCTATGCTGAATCGTCAGTTGATTGCCGAAGAATTAAGCGCCCGACTTGTTAAAGCAGATGCTGTCCAGTAGCTTTTACGGAAGCGGTTCATGACGGGTAACGGACCTAGTTTGTCGCCAATAAACTATCTTTATCGGTGAATCAATCACGATAAGGGTATGCGGTTCCTAGCCTGTTTACTTCTGGTTTTATCCTGCTTCTGCCGGGTCGTTGCTCAACAGCGAACGTACTGCAATCCAATGGACATCAGCTACCGGTACAACTTTGAGCAACTGAACGAGAAGATTTCGTACCGCTCAGGAGCCGATCCGGTCATCATTAACCACAAAAACGAGTATTACCTGTTCGTCACCATTCAGGGCGGCTGGTGGCACTCGAAAGACTTAGTCAACTGGAAATACGTCGTTCCCGACAAATGGCCCATGGAGGACATGTGTGCTCCGGCGGCCCTGTCGGTGCGCGACACCTTGTACTTGTTTCAATCTACGTTCGAGCAACGTCCTATTTTTATTTCGACGGAACCCGAAAAAGGAAAGCTGCTCTTTTATAACCGCTGGCTTCCCCGCCTGCCCAAAGACATTGGTCCCTGGGACCCGGCCCTTTTTCACGATGACGACACCGACAGGTGGTACATGTACTGGGGTTCTTCCAACGTTTACCCGATTTTCGGCGCCGAACTCGACAAGAATCGTAAGCTGACCTACGCGGGCAATAATCCGGCGGAGGCTTATAAGGCAATGCTCTGGCTCGACCCCTACCAGCACGGTTGGGAACGGTTCGGACCAAACCATTCGGACCCATTCAAACCGTTTACCGAAGGAGCCTGGATGACGAAATACAACGGAAAATATTACTTGCAATACGGTGCGCCCGGTACCGAGTACAACGTTTACGGCAACGGTACTTACGTTGGGAAAGAGCCGCTTGGCCCGTTTGAGTATGCGCCTTACAATCCGGTAGCCTACAAACCGGGCGGCTTTGCCACGGGGTGTGGTCACGGCAACACGTTTCAGGATAATTTCGGCAACTACTGGAATACGGGTACCACCTGGATTGGCTACAACTGGGGCATGGAACGACGAATCGCTATGAATCCGGCGGGCTTCGACAAAGACGATCAGTTATTTGCCAATACCCGGTTCGGCGACTTTCCCCATTATTTGGCTACCAAAAAAATACCGAGCGGGAATGGTACCGACAGCGATGCGCTATTTACGGGCTGGATGCTTCTCAACTACAAAAAACCGGTCGTGGCCTCCTCAACGCTATCCATTCCAACCGATTCCGTACGAGTGGCCGCTAACGTAGCCGACGAAAATCCGCGTACGTTCTGGGTAGCGGCTCAGAATAGACCGGGCGAAACCTTAACCACCGACTTAGGTACCGAACGGGAAATCCGGGCGGTCCAGGTCGATTACATCGATTACAAACAAACCCTGTACGAGTCCGACTCCACGGTATACACGCAGTTTAAAATCCTGACGTCGATCGACAACAAAAAATGGGATGTTGTGGCTGATCTCAGCAAGGAGCCTAAGCGCGACCGGGCCTGTGCCTACGTAGAACTAGCCAAGCCCGTCCGGGCGCGGTATGTACGCTACGAACACCTATACGTAGCTGGTTCCCATCTGGCAATCAACGCATTTCGCCTATTTGGCAACGGATTCGGTAAAGCTCCGGCAACGCCTGTCCTAACCGCTAAGCGTCAGAAAGACCAGCGGAATGCAGACCTGTCGTGGAGCAAAGTACCGGGGGCCGTGGGCTACAATATCCGCTGGGGTATTGCTCCCGACAAGCTATACCAGACTTATCAGTTCTGGAACGATCAACCCAACACCTTCGAATTGCGGGCGCTGAACGTTGGTGTCCCCTATTATTTCGCCATCGAAGCGTTCGATGAGAATGGGGTATCCGTGTTAAGCAAAGCCATTGACGATGGTTCTGGATTGGGGAAAAAGTAATAGCTTTCTGTCATGCAATTCTCTTTTCGAAACGACCAGCCCGACGTAGCCGTTGCTATTCTTCGCGAGGTAGGCCAATGGCTTGTTGACAACGACCGTCAACTCTGGAACGTTGATGCGCTCACGCTGGAAAACCTTATCGACAATTTTACGCGGGATAAGCTTTACGTGATGTACGCCAATCGGGATGACGGAAGCGAACCCGAACCGGCAGCAACCTTTGTGCTTCAATGGGAAGATCCGCTCTACTGGCCTGATATTCCAGCTCATACGTCGGGATTTATCCACAAATTAGCGATCCGACGCCCTTTCAACGGACAAAACCTGTTTGCGTCGATAATCGAATTTTGTCAGAACGAATGTCGGAAACAGGGCATTCACTCCATCCAGCTCGAAACCGACGCCGGGCGGCCAAAACTCATGCAATTTTACGAACGCCACGGTTTTCAGCCCACCTACCAACGTGACGTGCAGGAGTTTGATGTATCGTTTACGTGCCAGTTTTATATACTGAATTTCTGACCGGACAACCCCTCCGAAAAACGGCTGATTGGGATTGATAAAGACGGGCAATCAAAAATCTTTTGAACCGACAAGCGAACGGCTGGTTCATTAGCTGGGGACATCGGGTTAGTCTGAGATCCTGCCGGTTTCCATTCTGTTTTATCAATTTCTTTATTCATGCCCGAACCGAATCAGCGAACAAGCCGCGATTTTCGTCTGTATCACATTTATGCAATCATCCTGATTGACGTCATTGTCGGTTCGGCGGTCGGTCCTATTTTGCCGGAGTTCGTCCGGGGGTTACAGAAGCCTCAGCTCTGGCTAGCGGTTGGTACAGCACTTTTCCTGGGTGTACAGTTGTTTTCGGCTCCGCTCTTGGGCAAACTTTCTGACGGGTACGGTCGCCGGCCCATTTTTATTATCTCATCCATCGGTACATTTCTGGCCGACTGTCTGCTTTTGCCCGTACGCGTCGGTTTTTACTTTGCCAATCGGATCAGCGATGGCGTTACCAATGGCATGTATGCCACCGTACGATCATCGATCACCGATATTTCGCCGAAAGATCAACTGTTTAAAAACCTGGGCATCGAAGGCGCAATTATTTCGCTGGGCTTTGTGATTGGTCCGGCTGCGTCGGGCCTATTGCTGACCACCTTCGATATCGTTGAAGGACACCAGGCCAAGGTAGTCGCCATCATGGCGGTGGTGTTGTCGAGCGTGAACATGATCTTGAGCTGGACGCTTCGGGAAACGCACCCGAACCCACCTGGTGTAGACGTTTCGGCACTTAAAAGCGAACTTGTTCAATCGCTCAGCGTTCATACGCTCTGGCGTCGCCTGATGGACAAAGAGAAGCAGCACCGTGGCTTGAAACAGCTTGTACTGATGCAGTTGGCGCTGACTCTGGCCGTCGGTTACTACTTTTACTTCGTTACGTTTGCCAGCTTTGGCGAACTACACATGGACGCGAAAGCAATTTCTTATTTTTTCATGTACTTCGGCGGATTGAGCGTTGTGATCAGCTATGTTTTTTACGCGTACATCGCCGACCGTATCAACCAGCAGAAAGCAATTTTCTGGCTGGCTCTGCTGGGTACGCCTATACTTGGTGGTTATGGACTCATCGGTACGTCTGTCTTTTCGCTGTACGTTCTGGTTACGTTTGACTGCCTCACGTTTTCGCTGATCCAGGGTTTGATCGAAGGGCTGATGGCTCGACTGACCACCGACGAAGACCGTGGCGAAATATTCGGAATCAACCAGGCGTTGCAGGGCTTGGCCAGCTTCGTCACCACCATTGTGCTCGGCATCTTGTCCCTGGTTGACCTACGGTTACCGTTTGCCTGGTTTGCCGTTTGTCTGGCCGCAGTAGCCTGGCTAGCCAGCCGACGTGTAGGAACCCATAAAGCAATCTAGCGCGGCCTTTGGCTCATTTTCAGCGTTGCCCCAAACGTTATGTCGGGAGCTGGCCTATCTCGGCCAGAGCTTCTTGTATTACGATCAATCAGGCTTCGTCAAGAAGCGGTATCGTTTCCAGGTTTTCTCCCGAAAAAGCAATGGCTCGTTCGGCGAATAACACTTTAATTGCGGCCCATGTCGTGCGAAACAATTCACTTTTGCGGTAAGCGTCCAGCTCTTCGGCAGAATCCCAAAGGCTATACGTCATCCGAACGTTAGGATGGTCCGGATCGCTTAGCAGTTGAAGAAAGCGATTGCCGGGGAATGCCCGAATCTGATGCTTTGAGTCGTCGAAAATAGTGTGGAAGTCGGAAAGTTTGTCTTCCTGAAAGGTCATACGGACAATACGGACGAGCATTTTTGTTAAACTAAGCTTGTGGTTTATCGTTCCTTGTTTAATGTTTGCAGAACCGTTTCTACGGCTTACAGACAGGTATCGCGCTGTGTTGACAGCCTGACAAAAACTACAAACCCTAATTTATGAATTACCGTACATTTGGCCGCACCGGCTGGGAAGTTTCCGAGATCGGCTATGGCATGTGGGGCCTCGCCGATTGGACCGGCTCCGAACGTTCACAGATCGAGAAAGCGCTTGACCTTGCCGTCGAACGCGGCTGCAACTTTTTCGATACCGCCTGGGGGTATGGCTCTGGCTTGAGCGAACAAATTCTCGGCGAACTCCTAAAACGTCATCCGGAAAAAACGCTTTATTCTGCCACAAAAATTCCACCCAAAAATCGCAAATGGCCTTCCAAGCCGGACTTTCAACTGGACGACGTTTTCCCATCCGATTACATTGTTGAATACACTGAAAAAAGCTTGCAGAATCTGGGTGTTGAAACGATTGATCTGCTTCAGTTTCACGTCTGGGAAGACGCCTGGGCCGAGCGCGAAGAATGGCAGGACACTATCACGAAACTAAC contains the following coding sequences:
- a CDS encoding GTP-binding protein; its protein translation is MASQTIQPAIQKATDKRLPVTVLSGFLGAGKTTLLNHVLHNRQGLKVAVIVNDMSEVNVDAALVRQEGTLSRTEEKLVEMSNGCICCTLREDLIIEVEKLAKEGRFDYLLIESSGISEPLPVAQTFTFQSDSSVDEAHAVDLSRFARLDTLVTVVDGFNFYRDFGSVDTVYDRELNEDAADTRTIVNLLTDQIEFADVIIVNKTDLISSQQSGELKAILRKLNPKAKLVDCQFSKIDPAEILNTGRFDFDEASQSAGWIQELQNQRSGKGHTPETEEYGISSFVFRDRRPFHPVRFWNYLSENFPAGIIRSKGLFWLASRPDDALNFSQAGGSLRAESAGVWWASMPFNQRIQYGSFLENRTQIEARWHKRFGDRQNELVIIGQDVNQEQVTKELQDCLCTELELKHLESGGSFKDPFPVWE
- a CDS encoding NAD(P)/FAD-dependent oxidoreductase, translated to MDTSDQLDVIIIGGSNAGLSAALTLGRSLRNVLVIDGGKPCNRQTPHSHNFLTQDGETPAHIATIAKEQILRYPSVTFLTDLATEARQESDGFIVETANGHSFRSRKVLLATGIEDIMPSINGFAECWGRSVLHCPYCHGYEVHGQRLGILANGETAYELARLIQHWSPDLTVFTNGPATLTNDQSEVISQLGIPVVTAEIAEIEHQSGQLERLRFTDGSTHELDAIFSRVPFRQHTTLAQQLGCLAAESGLIKADEFGETNIPGVYVAGDNSSPMRQVAAAIASGSKAAAMLNRQLIAEELSARLVKADAVQ
- a CDS encoding PAS domain-containing protein, with product MDFCGIYDKQVAEHYKTAYITPLWIGWEFRQKPVLPTGTAGWMALAKSNEWDLPANVRHDLQSGKWAVVVTDTTQVIQYVNTNFEQMTGYRNHEVVGRRPVFLQGAETDPSSRHRIRKALEKHRVIEEQVVNYRKDQSKYWCHITIRPILNRQKQVVNFIAFEQEFETNELSVQQ
- a CDS encoding GNAT family N-acetyltransferase; this encodes MQFSFRNDQPDVAVAILREVGQWLVDNDRQLWNVDALTLENLIDNFTRDKLYVMYANRDDGSEPEPAATFVLQWEDPLYWPDIPAHTSGFIHKLAIRRPFNGQNLFASIIEFCQNECRKQGIHSIQLETDAGRPKLMQFYERHGFQPTYQRDVQEFDVSFTCQFYILNF
- a CDS encoding antibiotic biosynthesis monooxygenase family protein — its product is MIAKTPEPPYYAVIFTSVRTDVAEGYGDMAIRMVELAEQQPGFLGAESARNAEGGALGITVSYWESLEAIRNWKRHAEHQLAQQIGRERWYERYKTRICRVERDYDFEQ
- a CDS encoding putative quinol monooxygenase codes for the protein MLVRIVRMTFQEDKLSDFHTIFDDSKHQIRAFPGNRFLQLLSDPDHPNVRMTYSLWDSAEELDAYRKSELFRTTWAAIKVLFAERAIAFSGENLETIPLLDEA
- a CDS encoding MFS transporter, which codes for MPEPNQRTSRDFRLYHIYAIILIDVIVGSAVGPILPEFVRGLQKPQLWLAVGTALFLGVQLFSAPLLGKLSDGYGRRPIFIISSIGTFLADCLLLPVRVGFYFANRISDGVTNGMYATVRSSITDISPKDQLFKNLGIEGAIISLGFVIGPAASGLLLTTFDIVEGHQAKVVAIMAVVLSSVNMILSWTLRETHPNPPGVDVSALKSELVQSLSVHTLWRRLMDKEKQHRGLKQLVLMQLALTLAVGYYFYFVTFASFGELHMDAKAISYFFMYFGGLSVVISYVFYAYIADRINQQKAIFWLALLGTPILGGYGLIGTSVFSLYVLVTFDCLTFSLIQGLIEGLMARLTTDEDRGEIFGINQALQGLASFVTTIVLGILSLVDLRLPFAWFAVCLAAVAWLASRRVGTHKAI
- a CDS encoding family 43 glycosylhydrolase is translated as MRFLACLLLVLSCFCRVVAQQRTYCNPMDISYRYNFEQLNEKISYRSGADPVIINHKNEYYLFVTIQGGWWHSKDLVNWKYVVPDKWPMEDMCAPAALSVRDTLYLFQSTFEQRPIFISTEPEKGKLLFYNRWLPRLPKDIGPWDPALFHDDDTDRWYMYWGSSNVYPIFGAELDKNRKLTYAGNNPAEAYKAMLWLDPYQHGWERFGPNHSDPFKPFTEGAWMTKYNGKYYLQYGAPGTEYNVYGNGTYVGKEPLGPFEYAPYNPVAYKPGGFATGCGHGNTFQDNFGNYWNTGTTWIGYNWGMERRIAMNPAGFDKDDQLFANTRFGDFPHYLATKKIPSGNGTDSDALFTGWMLLNYKKPVVASSTLSIPTDSVRVAANVADENPRTFWVAAQNRPGETLTTDLGTEREIRAVQVDYIDYKQTLYESDSTVYTQFKILTSIDNKKWDVVADLSKEPKRDRACAYVELAKPVRARYVRYEHLYVAGSHLAINAFRLFGNGFGKAPATPVLTAKRQKDQRNADLSWSKVPGAVGYNIRWGIAPDKLYQTYQFWNDQPNTFELRALNVGVPYYFAIEAFDENGVSVLSKAIDDGSGLGKK
- a CDS encoding acyl-CoA thioesterase, which gives rise to MAIDQAESITERIAAAETRVVKAVFPNTTNHYDTLFGGTALQLMDEVAFITATRFSRKRMVTVSLDKINFTKSIPAGTIIELIGRVEHVGNTSIRIAVEIFVEEMYSMERHHAIHGTFTFVALDEDKKPIRIL
- a CDS encoding cation diffusion facilitator family transporter; this encodes MAHEHHHDHGHHHGPTVLTSINRALIIGAVLNSVYVAVEFIAGFYYNSLALTADAGHNLSDVASLLLSLLAFRLARVRNTTNFTYGYRKSTVLASLTNAIILSVTIGAIIWESIQRFRHPEPVPGVSVAWVAGFGILVNASSALLFFRDKEHDLNVKGAYLHLLADALVSLGVVVAGLLISYTGWVWLDPISGLVVAGVILGSTWRLLNDSLRLSLDGVPADIQLTDVLTDLRTINGVRDVHHVHVWAMSTTENALTAHLVLDPGLSDQQITALKHDARHRLEHRNISHATLETEVVAETDCEAENC
- a CDS encoding cysteine-rich CWC family protein, with amino-acid sequence MSCPSSSKHEHIACPRCQRPFECRVGSINLCQCQSITLTETQQHYIRSLYEGCLCADCLCALRTDYNNQTHQEKVNQLVHGH